The Silene latifolia isolate original U9 population chromosome Y, ASM4854445v1, whole genome shotgun sequence sequence ATGAAATAGGGATCCCCAAATAACGAAAAGGGAAAGTCCCAACATGAAACCCTGAGATGTTAAGAATATTGTGGACTTCAGTACCTATGACCCCATTCATATACAGGTCTGATTTATCTCTATTCATTTGCAGTTTAGAAGCTACAGAGAAGGAGAGGAAGGCCCTCATCATAACTCTAAGAGACTGAGAATCTCCTCTACAGAACAGCAAAAGATCATCAGCAAAAGCTAGATGACTCAACTTTAAAGTTCTGCAAAAAGAATGGTATCTAAACTCAGGCTTTTCCGTGACCAGATTCAGTATCCTTGTCAAATACTCCATACACACAGTGAATAAAAGAGGAGACATGGGATCCCCCTGCCTGAGTCCTCTCTTACCATGGAAGTACCCAAACTGAGTTCCGTTGAGTGACAGAGAGAAAGATGTGGTAGTTACACATTGCATGATCCACTCCACCATTTGAGCAGGAAACCTAAGTGCAACAAGCATCTCATGAAGAAAGTCCCATTCAATGGAATCATACGCTTTTCTCAAATCTATCTTCATCAATACCCTAGGTGAACAACTTTTCCTATTATAGAGTCTTACCAAATCATGGCAAATCAGAATGTTATCAACAATCTCTTTGCCTTGAATAAAAGCACTCTGATTCATGCTTATGATGTCAGGTAAGACTTTAGCCACCCTGTTGCAAATGACCTTTGAAATGCACTTATAGAGGACATTGCAACAAGCTATGGGTCTAAACTCCATAACTGTAGCAGGAGCCTCCTTCTTAGGTATCAAGGTGAGCACAGTGGCATTCACTTGCTGAAAGAGTCTCCCACTAGAGAAAAATTCCATAACAGCAGACACTACATCCTCACCAACATTGTCAAAGGCATCTCTAAACAAACCTGATGAATATCTATCAGGTCCAGGTGCTTTATCTACTGGAATGGAAAAGAGAGCTTTAGTAACTTCCTCCCTTGTGACAGACTGAACTAACCCAGCAGCTTGTTCAGGGGTCACAACATTCCCTCTTCTTACCACCATCAAATGTGATGTTGCTActgaggaaaaaaaaaataataataataataaaaaacaaacaaacaaactagATTAGGTTATGCACGTGTGATGGTTGAGCTAATGGTTGATCAAGAGTTGCCAACTAAAGTAAGATTCAAAGATGAGAAGGGATCAATAATCTAAGTTGAAGTAGAATATGAATGGAGACCTATTAAATGCAAGAAGTGCATGGGTATGGGACATGAGGAGGAGAATTATATGAGGGGAGGTCAGAAGAAAATAAGTCAGAAACCTGTTCATATGGTCTGGAGAACAGTTTTGAAACAGGCCATGGCTGAACCAGTAACTAATCCTCAAGGGAGCTTACAAAGACAGGCTTCGTATACAAGTACTAGGACTACCACACCTATAAAAAAACTGGTCAACATGCATAAGCAGGAGCAAAATATAGATGGCTACAGTACTGAATCTTTTGGAGCTCATTCATATGAGGAGATTGTATCGTCTCCTCCTCAGAGAAGTGGTGTATCAAATGGTCATAGCCTAATTCCCACAATATCCAATGGATAAGTTAGGCTTTTGTAATGTGAGAGGTATGAATAGGGTATGAAAACAAAAAGGTATTAATTATTTCATACAGATTAAAGACATTAGATTGCTTGGTTTGCtggaaacaaaaataaagagcaAATCACTTAACAAAGCTGTTAATAATTTTAATAATTGGTGTATTTTAACTAATAATGGGCATTATAGTGGTGGAAGGATATGGGTTGTGTGGCAGCCTAAGGCAGTCAGGATTCAATTTGTAGAATACAACGCATAATTTATCCATATGAGAGTTGAGCCTTTGGAGAATAGGAGTGTGTTTTATTTAACTATGGTTTATGCATTCAACTCTATACATGACAGGGCTCCTCTTTGGGATCATTTGAGGAGATTTGATAGTCATGTTAGTGGTCCTTGGGCTATTGCAGGAGACTTTAACTGTGTTTTATCAGCTACTGAGAGGGTTGGTGGTAATTCGCCTTCTGCTGAGATTGAACCATTTAGAAGGTGTGTGGCAGATTGTGGTGTGATAGATATTGCTGCTACTGGTTCACTGTTTACATGGAATAAAAAACAAAAACCTGAGGAGAGAATATATAGTAAGATTGATAGGTTCCTAGTTAATAAGGATTGGAGTGATCATCTGCCTGACATGTATGCTCATTTTATGCCAGAGGGAATGCTTGATCATACACAATGCATAGTAAGCAGTTCTAAAAGTGCCCAGGGGAAAAGATGCTTCAAAAACTTCAACATGTAGGGTGGTCCAAAAGATTTCTTGCCTACTGTTAGTAGGAATTGGAATAGATGTATTGATTGTAAgaaatttaatctcattaatttacatattcatatatgtgacattttaatttagtcataaaattaaaactagatcttatgcatgcaaacttaaataagaatagagaagaaatcgtctttcttactatggaatttcggattaaagggcacaagtaagatctccttcttacttgttcttgagctttccttatatggatgaacaaagattcaagcttagaatccctcccaaagatgaatacccaaggtaaccgtttaaaagactaatattattagaactagaataatactaatcttactaaaaattgacccaaaatatttattttggtctcttgttatttcggtcaagagaaaggatttttggagtttttatcactctaatttttcataagatgtagagagaatgtttataatttcttacactagaaattataatgtaagtagtgaatgaataattacaGGGAAAAACCCTCTATTATTCCCTTTGAAAACCGATGGGGAGGggtggaggagagccaatgcatgggcaagtttttctacccaagaaatcataggcatgcatggctatattaggttgcaatcatcaagtttttcacttaaaaataatcaacacaattttaacctaatactccctccatttcggcacttatataaaatggaaggtccattttatatttgtcaattgtcacatgttactagtcatgtgaaattgtaatgtatttttaacatattaaaaataaacgtattaataaaaatacgtcatgtaaaaaaatcgacttagtaattcataattacttgtaccaaaagggtttatcaattataaatcacaacggcttgtatttataataaattattcattcagtttcaattatttcgtaaacaataattttatctaagtaataaaacaatttgattacttagaccgtttctttatttaatcgaattacaataagacacgtcaataatactaACAAAATCGcctgtcaattttaagcaatttaattaacccgtatcgtcataccatcaattaaataatcaactaaatgtgttaccctttaggtatgacctaaggggatcaactgatcaccaccgtcgcacgacagtaatgtcaaactttagt is a genomic window containing:
- the LOC141628337 gene encoding uncharacterized protein LOC141628337, with protein sequence MVYAFNSIHDRAPLWDHLRRFDSHVSGPWAIAGDFNCVLSATERVGGNSPSAEIEPFRRCVADCGVIDIAATGSLFTWNKKQKPEERIYSKIDRFLVNKDWSDHLPDMYAHFMPEGMLDHTQCIVSSSKSAQGKRCFKNFNM